Proteins from a single region of Apium graveolens cultivar Ventura chromosome 7, ASM990537v1, whole genome shotgun sequence:
- the LOC141673102 gene encoding peptidyl-prolyl cis-trans isomerase FKBP12: MGVEKEVLQAGTGPKPVPGQTVEVHCTGFGKNADLSKKFWSTKDPGQKPFSFKIGQGNVIKGWDEGVLGMQVGEVARLTCSPDYAYGASGFPAWGIKPNSVLIFEIEVLKAT; encoded by the exons ATGGGTGTGGAAAAGGAAGTTCTCCAAGCAGGAACCGGACCTAAGCCGGTTCCTGGTCAAACTGTCGAAGTTCACTGCACTGGTTTTG GTAAAAACGCAGATTTGTCTAAAAAGTTTTGGAG TACAAAGGATCCAGGCCAGAAGCCTTTTTCCTTCAAGATTGGCCAAGGAAATGTCATCAAAG GATGGGATGAAGGTGTGCTGGGAATGCAAGTAGGCGAAGTTGCTAGACTGACG TGCTCTCCTGACTACGCTTATGGAGCTAGTGGATTCCCAGCGTGGGGTATTAAGCCTAACTCGGTGTTGATATTTGAGATTGAAGTTCTAAAAGCCACTTAA